From Pelagibacterium flavum:
CGGGTCACGGGGACATGCGCAAGCCGGGGCAGGATACGCAGGACGCGGGTTATTCGGTCCCGAGTTTGGGGCGCATCTGCAATGGCGTTGACGAAGTGCGTTCCGCCGCTCGTGACGAGATTCGCCGCGGCGCCAACCACATAAAAATCATGGCCAATGGCGGCATCGCCTCGCCGACCGACCGCATCGACTCCGACCAGTTCTCAGAAGATGAGATCTCAGCCATCGTCGATGAGGCCAGCATGGCCAACATCTACGTGGTGGCTCATGCCTACACCGCTCGCTCCGTTGAACGGGCCGTGCGTAACGGCGTGCGCTCGATCGAGCATGGCAATCTGCTCGATGAAAACACTGTCGGCTTCATGAAGGAGAAGGGGGCTTATCTTGTCCCAACCCTCGCCACCTATCGCGGCCTGAAGGATGAGGGCGTGGCCGCGGGCCTGCCCACCGCCCTGGCGGCCAAGATCGACAAGGTGCTCGATGCGGGCATTCGGGCGGTGGAAATGGCGCACAGGGCTGGCGTGCCGATGGCCTATGGCACCGATCTGCTGGGTGCGATGCACTACCGGCAATTGACCGAGTTCGACCTGCGTGGCGGTGTCGTGCCCGCCGCGGACCTGTTGCGCTCGGCCACCGTCACGGGAGCGGCGCTGCTGCAGTGCGAGGGCGAGATCGGGCGCATCGCTCCGGGGTATCTCGCCGACCTCATCGCATTCGAAGGTGATCCGCTGGCCGACATTTCAATAATGGGCCGGCTTGCCGAAACGCTCGCCCTCGTCATGCAGGATGGCAAGGTCGTTCGGTCCGCGTTCTAGCATACGTGCCGGTGGCCAGAGGAGGAAAGAATGAGTGACGACTACAAGCGTCGCAGCTATGGCGAAATCCCTGTAGGGTTTGGAGAAAAGCCTGGGATTGTCGTCGTCGATTTCATGCTTGCATTCACCGAGGCGCAATATCCGCTCGGCGGCGCGCCCCTCGTCATGCGGGCGTTGGAAAATACGCAGCGTCTGGTCACCGCAGCCCGGCGCTACGGCATTCCCATCGCAAATTGCACCACCGCCTATATGAGCGAACGCGAAATGCCGTACTGGAAGATTTCGGCGGTACGCGAGACCTTCAGACACGATCATCCCAGCGCAGCTCTCGACCCACGCATCTTTGATCCCGAATACGATTTGTTCGTGTGCAAGAAGGGCCCGTCGATCTTCTTTAACACCGGTGTCAGCGATTACTTCACCAAGGAACGGGTCGATACGGTGATTGTCACCGGCTGCAACACGAGCGGGTGCATTCGCGCGACTTCAATCGACAGCTTTTCCTACCGGTACCGCACAATCGTGCCCCAAGATTGCGTTGGCGACATCGAAGATCAGCCTCATGCAGACAATCTTCGCGATCTTGGCCGTCGCTATGTCGATGTTTCGGACGCCGATACTGTCCTGGCTTATTTCGACAGCTGGAGCAGAACACAACGCCAAGGAGGAACACGGGGCCGCTCCCCGAACCCGCTCAATGCACTTTTGGAAATGAAGGATATCGGTGATGCGACTGAGTGATTTCAAAGTACTCACCTTCGATTGCTACGGTACTCTGATCGACTGGGAGTCAGGGATTTTCGAGGCGCTAAAGCCTCTGACCTCCCGCATTGAGGGCCTGGACCGGAATGATATCCTCGAGGCCCATGCTCGGCACGAATCCTTTCACCAGCGGCAAACCCCAACCAAGCGCTACAGCGAACTTCTCGCCACCGTGTATCGCCGATTGGCCGAGGAATGGGGCCTTGCAGTGGACTGGGCGGAGTGTCTCGAGTATGGCCGCAGCGTCAAAAATTGGCCCGCCTTCGAGGATTCGGCGGGCGCGCTGAACTATCTCAAGCGCCACTATAAGCTCGTTGTTCTCTCCAACGTCGACAATGAGAGCTTCAGCCATTCAAACCGGCGTCTGGAGGTAGAGTTCGACGCCATCTACACCGCCGAAGATATCGGCAGCTACAAGCCGGCGGAACGCAACTTCGAGTATATGATCACTATGCTCGAAACGCATGGCCTCCAGCCGGAAGATATTCTCCACACGGCTGAAAGCATGTTCCACGACCATAAGCCGGCCAACGCTGCGGGCCTGGCGTCCGCGTGGATTTATCGCCGGCATGACGAGACGGGTTTTGGCGCGACGATGAACCCCGGCGACATGCCCCATTATGATTTCCGCTTCAACAGCATGGCGGATATGGTCAAGGCGCACCAGGACGAGTCGCGCGATGGCTGATGAGGGCATCCGGAAAGGGATGCGATAGGGATCAGCTAGCCCTTCGCCAGTCCTTCAAGCCAACTCAACTCATCCGTTGTCAGCGCGATGCCTGTGGCGTCCGACTCCTTGCGTTTCGCGAAGCGATGCTGGCCCGGAAACCGGGTAACGCCTGCGGATTTCATCTCGTCGATCAGGGTCTCGGCACGCACGCCGAAAGGCGCTGCGCCGGCCAGTGCGGCGTTGATAAGAATGATCAATTGGCCGGTATGTGGAGTCGCGGCGCCAGGGTGACCTGACCAGTCAAACTCGAAAGAGTAGTTCCCCCCTGTC
This genomic window contains:
- a CDS encoding isochorismatase family protein, translating into MSDDYKRRSYGEIPVGFGEKPGIVVVDFMLAFTEAQYPLGGAPLVMRALENTQRLVTAARRYGIPIANCTTAYMSEREMPYWKISAVRETFRHDHPSAALDPRIFDPEYDLFVCKKGPSIFFNTGVSDYFTKERVDTVIVTGCNTSGCIRATSIDSFSYRYRTIVPQDCVGDIEDQPHADNLRDLGRRYVDVSDADTVLAYFDSWSRTQRQGGTRGRSPNPLNALLEMKDIGDATE
- a CDS encoding metal-dependent hydrolase family protein, with protein sequence MPTILTNANLLDVDAGEIVGVRHIVIEGNRIKEISDTPVTGSGDVIDLKGKTLMPGLIDAHVHISAYTANLADLPYQSPFYVAARTIEILGGMLDRGFTTVRDVGGGEFGMARAQAEGSVRGPRIYFGGKALSPSAGHGDMRKPGQDTQDAGYSVPSLGRICNGVDEVRSAARDEIRRGANHIKIMANGGIASPTDRIDSDQFSEDEISAIVDEASMANIYVVAHAYTARSVERAVRNGVRSIEHGNLLDENTVGFMKEKGAYLVPTLATYRGLKDEGVAAGLPTALAAKIDKVLDAGIRAVEMAHRAGVPMAYGTDLLGAMHYRQLTEFDLRGGVVPAADLLRSATVTGAALLQCEGEIGRIAPGYLADLIAFEGDPLADISIMGRLAETLALVMQDGKVVRSAF
- a CDS encoding haloacid dehalogenase type II — its product is MRLSDFKVLTFDCYGTLIDWESGIFEALKPLTSRIEGLDRNDILEAHARHESFHQRQTPTKRYSELLATVYRRLAEEWGLAVDWAECLEYGRSVKNWPAFEDSAGALNYLKRHYKLVVLSNVDNESFSHSNRRLEVEFDAIYTAEDIGSYKPAERNFEYMITMLETHGLQPEDILHTAESMFHDHKPANAAGLASAWIYRRHDETGFGATMNPGDMPHYDFRFNSMADMVKAHQDESRDG